The region GAGCTACTATCAATAAAATCAGCGGTAATATCGGTGGACTCAAAAGCAGTCAACTACAAAAATTAAAAAATCTTGGAGATCGAAGGCTTAAGGATAATTTATTGATAAGCATGGATATCGCACGCATTATGGGTGAGATTTCGAGAGATATCAATAGACAAATTGGAATTCTAATTGATCGCACGGGACATATAACGCACGTAATGGTGGGTGACCACAGCTCCATTGAAATTCCACACTTAGACAGACTCCGCTCTACAGGGAATCGCCTACGGGGTCTTCGACTCATTCATACTCATTTAAACGAGGAGAAGCTAAGCGAAGAAGACTTGGCGGATTTAGTTCTATTGCGCCTAGATTACATCACAGCCGTAATTCCCGATGAATCTGGACTTCCCCGCTATTTTTACTCTGCTCATGCAAACACAGAGCCTGAAAGTGAAATGCTCTGGGTCATCCAAGAGAAAGAATATCCGGGACAACTTAAATCAGGATTCCTGGAAGAGGTTCAATCCTTAGAATTTAACCTTGGTAAATATAAAAGCAATCTCAAAGAAGCTACTGGAAGAAATCGCGCCTTTCTAATTGGCGTTCACTTAAATCACAAAAAACACCATCGCAGCATCGAAAGCTCCATCCTAGAACTAAAAGAGCTTTGTAGAACCGCAGAAATTCATGTAGTGGATAGTTTCTACCAACGAAAGAACTCCCTTGACGCAGCCACTGTCATAGGAACAGGAAAAATCAAAGAAATCCTACTCAAGGCTGTCCAGAAAGAAGTGGAGCTTTTAGTATTCGATCTAGACTTAAGCCCATCCCAGGCTAAGAAAATTTCTGATTACTGTGATCTCAAAGTAATTGATAGAACTCAATTGATTTTAGACATCTTTGCGCGTAACGCCAAAAGTCGAGATGGAAAACTTCAAGTAGAGCTTGCTCAGCTTAAATACTTAAAAGGTAGATTATCTGAGCTAGATGATAATATGTCAAGACTCACCGGTGGAATTGGTGGTAGAGGTCCGGGAGAAACGAAACTAGAAATTGGAAAGAGAAGAGTAGAGGAGAAAATTTCTCGTTTAGAAAAGGAACTGAAAGCTCTTCGTCAAAGACGAGAATTAAACAGAAAGCAGCGCAAAAGAAATGAAGTTCCTGTAGTAGCGATTGTAGGTTATACAAACGCAGGAAAATCTACTTTGCTAAATGTTCTCACTAATTCCGATGTCATAGCAGAAAACAAACTATTTGCCACACTTGATCCAACCACAAGAAGAATTCGATTTCCCGAAGAGAGAGAAATCATTCTTTCTGACACAGTTGGGTTTATTCATGATTTGCCGCCAGATCTTACCAATGCTTTTAAAGCTACGCTAGAAGAGTTAGGAGACGCTGATTTACTTCTTCACGTAATTGATATTTCCAATCCAATCCATTCTGAGCAAGTGCAATCGGTAGAAAATATTCTTTCCTCTTTGGATTTACAAAATGTGAAAAGGATCAATGTATACAATAAAATGGATGCTTTGGAAGAAGGATTTAAAGTTCCTGATGATGGAATCGGAATTTCTACAATCAATAAAAATGGATTAGAAGAATTACTAGACGAAATCGAGAACGCGTTATGGGAATAATCATTACGAATGACGACGGGATTGATGCTCCTGGCATACGCGCATTATACGCTGCCCTCGATGGAAAGAAAACTATCATTGCACCAATGGAACATCACTCCGGTTGTGGTCATCAGGTTACTACGCATAAGCCGCTTTTGATTACAAGAAGAAGTGTTGAAGAAATCGCAGTTCATGGAACTCCAGCAGATTGTAGCAGAATCGGTATTACCCACTTAGAACCAGATGCAGAATGGATTGTATCTGGAATCAATGCGGGCGGCAACTTAGGAGTAGACCTTTATATCTCAGGAACAGCCGCAGCAGCTAGAGAAGCAGCCATACTAGG is a window of Leptospiraceae bacterium DNA encoding:
- the surE gene encoding 5'/3'-nucleotidase SurE, with the protein product MGIIITNDDGIDAPGIRALYAALDGKKTIIAPMEHHSGCGHQVTTHKPLLITRRSVEEIAVHGTPADCSRIGITHLEPDAEWIVSGINAGGNLGVDLYISGTAAAAREAAILGKKAIAISHWIREAKPIDWELATSLARIVFKELFAKHLPERYFWNVNLPHIFSGEKNPELIFCEPSTDPLPVEFRREGDTFYYTGEYPKRKRKANTDVDVCFDGNIAISLVRV
- the hflX gene encoding GTPase HflX, producing MNKISGNIGGLKSSQLQKLKNLGDRRLKDNLLISMDIARIMGEISRDINRQIGILIDRTGHITHVMVGDHSSIEIPHLDRLRSTGNRLRGLRLIHTHLNEEKLSEEDLADLVLLRLDYITAVIPDESGLPRYFYSAHANTEPESEMLWVIQEKEYPGQLKSGFLEEVQSLEFNLGKYKSNLKEATGRNRAFLIGVHLNHKKHHRSIESSILELKELCRTAEIHVVDSFYQRKNSLDAATVIGTGKIKEILLKAVQKEVELLVFDLDLSPSQAKKISDYCDLKVIDRTQLILDIFARNAKSRDGKLQVELAQLKYLKGRLSELDDNMSRLTGGIGGRGPGETKLEIGKRRVEEKISRLEKELKALRQRRELNRKQRKRNEVPVVAIVGYTNAGKSTLLNVLTNSDVIAENKLFATLDPTTRRIRFPEEREIILSDTVGFIHDLPPDLTNAFKATLEELGDADLLLHVIDISNPIHSEQVQSVENILSSLDLQNVKRINVYNKMDALEEGFKVPDDGIGISTINKNGLEELLDEIENALWE